Proteins from a genomic interval of Zingiber officinale cultivar Zhangliang chromosome 1B, Zo_v1.1, whole genome shotgun sequence:
- the LOC121989779 gene encoding uncharacterized protein LOC121989779 isoform X6, translating into MDKSKKSDLLAAGRKKLRQFRQKKDQKGGNKDAQSSNRGNKQDKDAHANELMNTIEPEVATSTSTVESDVLTTDTLDPSVVVSSVDFPTVNSGEVVDRRALDDGKALERVAIEPPAVEISSSALDIDKEEAKSYGMEQCNGESSEVGIPAVENRVDEAGGSSLGLALDTDVEKVEASTIEPGSVLAVSQALVGRSSLPVEIDNDTDLDERIDKEATVLPALTEDTQEVDTSSYHENERILAQVSPGFTQPTSDHTSSLIESAEVPFSHENDSAHGEENASAIGDSEILNEDRSIQNTIGEAIRCEGRSSETPPGEFSSSQEMGEIFKEDVCHPIFGSTDLVSSLAICPMETCVSGLEDEFETIRRHLYLANISRDFLQFQLEVEAELHEDSCKQSAAELSKLYGLLQESQEKNAVANEELAQFGSKFQDMTAAKEKLEIRLLCREQEFEALNNNFAELQNKFEVSQQEMAHQLEELAACQNSLEILQKENVKLTTRLALEIDARNAIDEEKEFLANENARIVSKLMEKNTALEKQNHHEYTSKESENFDQLAELNLYLSSSLAVHEAKLKELGYGPFKSSNISIEAMLHETEYCVRENSHDYTDSSVMGVLNDCLQEAKDILQSLEKSIEGMHLQSLSLGPDGRAGASGVSKLIRSFEEKQKPDIAEEELQMSKGGQSDNSYSAMKEQMSCLRVAIERIELEIGKVEAHRVEQSNNISILKNFQMDSQALKKKSDTLEEKIDVLVDQMSSNSCRVQNFQDRSDEIQQDAHDKMEKILSEIEQMQIKVNDELSTLRCERDTLKAVTFGAIEKLNKYTLFQISDNIDIASFFMASVDAAVELINNLQEKLIASNLESNTLHNSYNEQNKLVTALAGREQFYSSQMHKLYVSLWELIKESCESSGAPDTDLRGEEILQNLPEGFEALSMHLKKLLDERLFFLFKSNDLESMLLTKNEEIQEHFGKYNSLVKRLDDLQRVKNETDSFLLKKEVVIEEAKEKCIALIRKLEYHKLNMVLSVPHKLAVSDELTQVVDFGDNDLFRSLLQLETLIVFYIQEHEEALEVIDLSKKCLLEANVFPHIPDHHCSLQLPTLIQEDFIPRLCELQDQLDLLCMSNINFEIELQFFKEYTSRLKYALEASHSELLLKVSELELSEQRLSSVREKLSIAVAKGKGLIVQRDNLKQALLEKSTDLEKCLHELQSKEALLQEAEGKLKSYSEVDRIEALESELSYIRNSATALRDSFLLKDSVLQRIEEVLEDLDLPEQFHARDIVEKVELLSKMAVGNSSITMTDWDQKSSIGGSHSDAGFVIMDSWREDSQAIPNPGFDELKCKFEQLERNFYSLAEHNEMLEQSLVERNNLVQKWEEMLDNINMPPLLSTLEPEDKIECLGNILTEVQQERDALRLKIKDLEASSEILTVDLEESYKKLSEVSAEIVVIKSENDILSEKLNMLNSECHDLSEKVAQHNVSRDHFLREINNLNEKLTEKVQENLQLHDMENEISRLLDLVSNAVQESDHSTVPSDVSAIERLELLLRILVDKYTNLVALNSVPEDHAESVSKDAAELFSAESKFSVSISGSGDVLHNIEQELNSLRIEYDNAISNLNLMTEERNEVMEKCKFLTAEVEAISKQKISLKEELTTEIEKNKLLLSQLDVICKEKDALREQLIQEEEKFASIREKLNIAVRKGKGLVQQRDGLKEEIEKMNINITHLNSEKNQLVEALESEKEMLENRLKETEQHLANSNQTLSKLLGALDAIDIGKEYINIEAAQKLEEIGKLNLELRSSVFSAEQEAKKAKRTAELLLAELNEVQERADILHEELGKAEATLFEAYRQKDAAESARADAFRHLEEINLLHSEERKKQIDSLSELMSGIGQVKDSCSEFSGLVADWYKRDFDVLSYVEAFMGSIETGKDFKAPVDFRPDYPPHEENSIHALSKFTSHEPPEKCSITENLVFGVECVLHYLSEFNELKINTHKQFFSLAEQTSCLVKKVDSVGRKVLSQRKESESLKEEVAKLESTIMVKEAEVRAVYRNLFFIYQLCNELINDMENGHTGTAENELVFGGKFATKSGKSPSEYYWQMSIDENTPLTDEVIRSLADRLFFTVKSARNNETSEWKATIVDLQRELQEKDAQTSGITAELVSQIRDAEAVARRSTTELESAKTTIYSLEKQVEKMVNDKKSLELRVSELSSLETSLDELNGRIKSLNDALTGKDQEIETLMEALDEEEVQVEGLENRNKELQSMVEEKTTTLEKLEASHEKSLAKLSTTVNKFDELYNLSENLVAEVENLQSQLQNRESDISFLRQEVTRCTNELLASQESNKKHLSEVKELLKWLNMTISRFGLTDFHMNGDENQIHAFTNILDKSITSIMAELDDLRVKVSQQTRRALTGPSEVEQMVQKTEPASAGVVTHVRTGRKFNNDQIAIAIDVEKGENVIDDEDDDKAHGFKSLTMSRFVPRVSRPIADKIDGIWVSGDRLLMRQPTLRIGVLLYWIALHALLASLI; encoded by the exons ATGGATAAAAGCAAGAAATCAGATCTCCTTGCCGCTGGCCGCAAAAAG CTTCGACAATTTAGACAGAAAAAAGACCAAAAGGGCGGCAATAAGGATGCTCAATCCTCGAACCGAGGCAACAAACAGGACAAGGACGCTCATGCCAACGAGTTGATGAATACCATAGAACCTGAGGTTGCCACCTCAACTTCGACTGTTGAATCCGATGTATTGACAACGGATACATTGGATCCGTCAGTCGTGGTCAGCAGTGTGGATTTTCCAACTGTGAACTCAGGAGAAGTGGTTGATCGCAGAGCTCTGGATGACGGGAAGGCTCTTGAAAGAGTGGCCATTGAACCTCCTGCTGTTGAAATCTCATCTTCCGCTTTGGATATAGATAAAGAG GAAGCGAAATCTTATGGTATGGAACAATGTAATGGAGAGAGCTCAGAAGTTGGAATTCCAGCTGTGGAAAATAGGGTGGATGAGGCTGGTGGAAGTTCACTTGGATTAGCTTTGGATACTGATGTAGAAAAAGTGGAAGCTTCAACAATTGAACCTGGTTCTGTTCTTGCAGTATCTCAAGCTCTGGTTGGAAGGTCTTCTCTTCCTGTTGAAATTGATAATGATACAG ATCTTGATGAAAGGATTGACAAAGAGGCCACGGTACTTCCTGCCCTAACTGAAGACACTCAGGAGGTGGATACCAGTAGTTACCATGAAAATGAAAGAATTCTAGCTCAGGTTTCACCAG GTTTCACTCAACCTACTTCTGATCATACTTCTTCATTGATAGAAAGTGCTGAGGTTCCATTTTCTCATGAAAATGACTCTGCCCATGGGGAGGAAAATGCATCTGCTATAGGTGATTCTGAGATCCTTAATGAAGACAGGAGCATACAGAACACCATAGGAGAGGCTATACGTTGTGAAGGCAGGTCAAGTGAAACACCTCCAGGAGAATTTTCTTCATCTCAGGAGATGGGTGAGATTTTCAAGGAAGATGTCTGCCACCCTATTTTTGGTTCAACAGATCTAGTTTCTTCATTAGCAATCTGTCCTATGGAAACATGTGTCAGTGGTCTTGAAGATGAGTTCGAGACTATTAGAAGGCATCTTTActtagcaaacatttcaagggaCTTTCTCCAGTTTCAATTGGAAGTGGAAGCTGAGTTGCACGAAGACTCCTGCAAGCAGTCTGCTGCTGAACTCTCAAAACTCTATGGTTTACTTCAAGAATCTCAGGAAAAAAATGCTGTTGCTAATGAGGAGCTGGCACAATTTGGATCAAAGTTTCAAGATATGACTGCTGCAAAGGAAAAACTTGAGATCAGATTACTTTGCAGAGAACAAGAATTTGAAGCACTCAATAATAACTTTGCAGAGTTGCAGAATAAATTTGAAGTGTCCCAACAGGAGATGGCACATCAGTTGGAGGAGTTAGCCGCTTGCCAGAATTCTCTTGAAATTTTACAGAAAGAAAATGTAAAGTTAACTACAAGGCTCGCCTTAGAAATAGATGCAAGGAATGCAATTGATGAGGAAAAGGAGTTTTTGGCAAATGAGAATGCAAGAATTGTTTCTAAATTGATGGAAAAGAATACTGCACTTGAAAAACAAAACCACCATGAGTATACTAGCAAGGAGTCAGAGAACTTTGATCAACTTGCAGAGCTGAACCTGTATCTGTCAAGCAGTTTGGCTGTCCATGAAGCTAAGCTAAAAGAGTTGGGGTATGGACCCTTTAAATCATCCAACATCTCAATAGAAGCTATGTTGCATGAAACTGAGTATTGTGTGAGGGAAAACAGTCATGATTATACAGATAGTTCTGTCATGGGAGTTCTGAATGACTGCTTGCAAGAGGCCAAAGATATACTGCAGAGTCTTGAGAAGTCAATTGAAGGAATGCACTTACAATCATTGTCCTTGGGGCCAGATGGAAGAGCCGGAGCATCTGGTGTATCAAAGCTTATACgatcatttgaagaaaaacaaAAGCCTGACATTGCAGAAGAAGAGCTTCAAATGTCTAAAGGTGGGCAATCAGATAATTCATATTCAGCAATGAAGGAGCAAATGTCCTGTCTTAGAGTTGCAATTGAGCGGATAGAACTGGAAATCGGAAAAGTTGAGGCACATAGGGTAGAACAATCAAATAATATATCTATCTTAAAAAACTTTCAGATGGATTCTCAAGCTCTCAAGAAGAAAAGTGATACTCTCGAGGAAAAAATTGATGTTCTTGTAGACCAGATGTCTAGTAATTCATGCAGAGTACAGAACTTTCAAGATCGGTCTGATGAAATACAACAAGATGCTCATGATAAGATGGAGAAGATTTTGAGTGAAATAGAACAGATGCAAATAAAAGTTAATGATGAACTTTCTACTCTTAGGTGTGAAAGAGACACACTCAAGGCAGTGACTTTTGGGGCCATTGAAAAGTTAAATAAATATACTTTATTTCAGATTTCTGATAATATTGATATAGCTTCATTTTTCATGGCTTCAGTTGATGCTGCTGTAGAATTGATCAACAATCTGCAAGAGAAGTTAATTGCTTCTAATTTGGAGAGTAATACTCTCCACAATTCATATAATGAACAAAACAAATTAGTAACTGCTCTAGCAGGGAGGGAACAGTTTTATTCTAGTCAAATGCATAAATTGTATGTAAGCCTTTGGGAACTGATCAAGGAATCATGTGAAAGCAGTGGGGCACCTGATACTGATCTGAGAGGTGaggaaattttacaaaatttgcCTGAAGGTTTTGAAGCACTTAGTATGCATTTAAAGAAGTTGTTGGATGAACGGCTGTTCTTCCTATTTAAAAGTAATGATTTAGAGTCAATGTTATTGACCAAAAATGAAGAGATCCAAGAGCACTTTGGGAAATATAATTCTTTGGTGAAAAGATTGGATGACTTACAAAGAGTCAAAAATGAAACTGATTCATTTTTGCTGAAGAAAGAAGTTGTTATTGAGGAGGCTAAGGAAAAATGTATTGCTTTAATCAGAAAATTGGagtatcataaattaaatatggttCTTTCTGTGCCGCATAAGTTGGCTGTCAGTGATGAACTCACTCAAGTTGTTGATTTCGGTGATAATGACCTCTTTCGTTCTTTGCTGCAGCTAGAGACATTGATTGTTTTTTATATTCAGGAACATGAAGAGGCACTTGAGGTTATTGATCTTTCAAAGAAATGTTTATTGGAAGCGAATGTATTTCCTCATATTCCTGATCATCATTGCTCATTGCAATTACCTACCTTGATCCAGGAAGATTTTATACCTAGATTGTGTGAATTGCAGGACCAGCTGGACTTGCTATGTATGTCAAAtatcaattttgaaattgagttacaATTCTTCAAAGAATATACAAGTAGGCTGAAGTATGCTCTTGAAGCTTCTCATTCAGAGTTGCTTCTAAAAGTTTCTGAGCTAGAACTATCAGAGCAAAGGCTTTCTTCGGTCAGAGAGAAGCTtagtattgctgttgcaaaaggtaAAGGATTAATTGTCCAGCGAGATAATCTCAAGCAGGCTTTGTTGGAGAAGTCAACTGATCTTGAAAAGTGCTTACATGAGTTACAATCTAAAGAAGCATTGCTGCAGGAAGCTGAGGGCAAGCTCAAGTCTTATTCTGAAGTGGATCGAATAGAAGCTCTTGAGTCTGAGCTATCTTATATAAGAAATTCTGCGACTGCATTGCGAGATTCTTTTCTTCTAAAGGACTCTGTACTTCAGAGGATTGAAGAAGTTTTGGAAGATTTGGATTTGCCTGAGCAATTCCATGCTAGAGACATAGTAGAGAAAGTTGAATTGCTATCCAAAATGGCCGTTGGGAATTCTTCTATTACTATGACTGACTGGGATCAAAAAAGCTCAATAGGAGGATCACATTCTGATGCTGGTTTTGTGATCATGGATTCTTGGAGGGAAGATTCTCAAGCAATTCCAaatccaggttttgatgaattaaAATGTAAATTTGAGCAGTTAGAGAGGAACTTTTACAGTCTGGCTGAGCACAATGAAATGCTGGAACAGTCTCTAGTTGAGAGGAATAACCTTGTGCAGAAATGGGAAGAGATGCTGGATAATATTAACATGCCTCCACTATTAAGTACGTTGGAACCAGAAGATAAAATTGAATGTTTAGGAAACATACTTACTGAGGTACAACAGGAAAGAGATGCATTGAGATTAAAGATCAAGGATCTTGAGGCTTCTTCAGAGATTCTCACTGTTGATTTAGAAGAGTCGTACAAAAAGTTATCAGAAGTTAGTGCAGAGATTGTAGTTATTAAATCTGAAAATGATATACTTTCTGAgaaactgaatatgctaaactcTGAATGTCATGATCTTTCAGAGAAAGTTGCTCAACATAATGTTAGCAGAGATCATTTCCTAAGAGAAATAAATAACCTTAACGAGAAGTTGACAGAGAAGGTGCAAGAGAACCTGCAACTCCATGATATGGAAAATGAGATTTCGAGATTGCTTGATTTGGTAAGTAATGCAGTTCAGGAATCTGATCATTCTACAGTTCCTTCTGATGTTAGTGCAATTGAGAGATTGGAACTACTGCTGAGAATACTTGTTGATAAATACACAAACCTTGTTGCCCTGAATTCTGTGCCTGAAGATCATGCAGAATCTGTGTCTAAAGATGCTGCAGAGCTTTTTTCTGCTGAAAGCAAATTTTCTGTGAGTATCAGCGGATCAGGAGATGTTCTACATAACATAGAACAGGAGTTAAACAGTTTGAGAATAGAATATGACAATGCCATCTCTAATCTGAATTTGATGACAGAGGAAAGGAATGAAGTCATGGAGAAGTGTAAATTTTTGACTGCAGAAGTAGAGGCAATTAGTAAACAGAAGATATCATTGAAGGAAGAGTTGACAACGGAAATTGAAAAGAACAAGTTGTTATTGTCACAGTTAGATGTGATTTGTAAGGAAAAGGATGCCTTGAGGGAGCAGCTTATTCAGGAGGAGGAAAAGTTTGCTTCTATCAGAGAGAAACTAAATATTGCTGTCAGGAAAGGAAAAGGATTAGTACAACAAAGAGATGGTCTGAAGGAAGAAATTGAGAAGATGAATATTAATATAACACATTTGAATTCTGAGAAGAACCAGCTAGTAGAAGCATTAGAATCAGagaaagaaatgttagaaaatcGGTTAAAGGAGACTGAACAACATTTGGCTAATAGTAATCAGACATTAAGTAAATTATTAGGGGCTTTGGATGCCATTGATATCGGGAAAGAATATATTAACATAGAAGCTGCACAAAAATTGGAAGAAATTGGAAAATTGAATCTTGAACTGCGTTCATCAGTATTTTCTGCAGAACAAGAAGCAAAAAAAGCCAAACGAACAGCTGAACTGCTACTAGCTGAATTGAATGAAGTTCAAGAAAGGGCTGATATCCTCCACGAGGAACTTGGGAAAGCAGAAGCTACACTCTTTGAGGCATATAGACAGAAAGATGCTGCCGAGTCTGCTAGAGCGGATGCTTTTCGTCACCTTGAGGAAATTAATTTGCTTCATTctgaagaaagaaagaaacagaTTGACAGTCTTTCTGAATTAATGTCTGGCATTGGCCAGGTGAAGGATAGCTGTTCTGAATTTTCTGGTCTTGTTGCCGATTGGTATAAGAGGGATTTTGACGTACTAAGTTATGTCGAGGCTTTTATGGGGTCTATTGAGACAGGAAAAGACTTCAAAGCCCCAGTTGATTTCCGACCTGATTATCCACCTCATGAG GAGAATTCCATTCATGCTCTTTCAAAGTTCACGTCACATGAACCTCCTGAGAAATGCTCTATCACTGAAAATCTTGTTTTTGGTGTTGAATGCGTGCTCCACTATCTGAGTGAGTTCAATGAGCTAAAGATAAACACCCATAAACAATTCTTTTCACTAGCTGAACAAACAAGCTGCCTGGTGAAAAAGGTGGATTCTGTGGGAAGGAAGGTTCTGTCTCAAAGGAAAGAATCTGAGTCTTTAAAAGAAGAGGTAGCTAAACTTGAGTCTACAATTATGGTCAAAGAGGCTGAAGTTCGTGCAGTATATAGAAATTTGTTCTTTATATACCAACTATGTAATGAATTGATCAATGATATGGAGAATGGGCATACCGGAACAGCTGAAAATGAGCTGGTCTTTGGAGGAAAATTTGCGACTAAATCTGGGAAATCACCAAGTGAATACTACTGGCAAATGTCCATCGATGAAAATACTCCACTCACTGATGAAGTTATCAGATCCTTGGCTGACAGATTATTCTTTACTGTTAAGAGCGCTAGAAACAATGAAACTTCTGAATGGAAGGCTACAATTGTGGACTTGCAAAGAGAACTGCAAGAAAAGGATGCCCAGACAAGTGGAATTACTGCAGAACTTGTGTCTCAGATAAGGGATGCTGAAGCTGTTGCAAGGAGATCCACTACTGAATTAGAGTCTGCAAAGACAACTATCTATAGTTTAGAGAAGCAGGTTGAAAAAATGGTTAATGACAAGAAATCATTAGAGTTAAGAGTATCTGAGTTAAGCAGTTTGGAGACTTCATTGGATGAACTAAATGGAAGGATTAAATCTTTAAATGATGCATTAACTGGCAAAGACCAAG AAATTGAAACTCTCATGGAAGCACTTGATGAAGAAGAGGTTCAGGTGGAAGGATTAGAGAACAGGAACAAGGAGCTACAAAGTATGGTAGAAGAAAAGACTACTACCTTGGAGAAGCTTGAAGCTTCTCATGAAAAGTCCTTAGCGAAGCTTTCAACAACAGTCAACAAGTTCGATGAATTGTATAACTTGTCAGAAAACCTTGTTGCTGAGGTCGAAAACCTTCAGTCACAACTGCAAAATCGAGAATCAGACATCTCTTTCTTGCGTCAGGAGGTAACTAGGTGCACCAATGAACTTCTGGCTTCACAAGAGAGCAACAAGAAGCATTTATCTGAAGTAAAGGAGCTTCTAAAGTGGTTAAACATGACCATCTCTCGTTTTGGATTGACCGATTTTCACATGAATGGTGATGAAAATCAGATACATGCATTCACCAACATTCTGGACAAGTCAATAACATCAATTATGGCTGAATTAGATGATTTGCGTGTTAAAGTTAGTCAACAAACTAGAAGGGCCTTGACAGGGCCTTCAGAAGTTGAACAAATG GTACAGAAAACTGAACCTGCATCGGCAGGTGTCGTGACACATGTGCGCACGGGGCGGAAATTCAACAATGACCAAATTGCCATTGCCATAGATGTAGAAAAAGGTGAAAATGTTATTGATGATGAGGACGATGACAAAG CACATGGCTTCAAATCGCTGACAATGTCACGTTTTGTACCAAGAGTTTCTAGGCCTATAGCAGATAAGATTGATGGGATATG GGTGTCAGGAGACCGGCTACTAATGCGCCAACCTACATTACGCATTGGAGTTCTATTATATTGGATCGCCCTTCATGCATTGCTTGCTAGTCTCATTTGA